A portion of the Wolbachia endosymbiont of Oedothorax gibbosus genome contains these proteins:
- the atpD gene encoding F0F1 ATP synthase subunit beta, with product MNIGRAIKVTQAVVDIKFEGELPRIFNALKSKLKYKDKELVLEVSQHIGDNIVRCIAMDSTDGISRGDEFVDTGAPISVPIGRSTLGRIFNVVGELIDECGPLKGKYNLEPIHRAPPSFTEQRIQEEVLVTGIKVIDLLAPYLKGGKIGLFGGAGVGKTVLIMELINNIAKAHKGFSVFAGVGERTREGNDLYHEMITSNVININEHEKSQAVLVYGQMNEPPGARARVALTALTMAEYFRDRENQDVLFFVDNIFRFTQAGSEISALLGRIPSAVGYQPTLATDMGAMQERIASTTSGSITSVQAIYVPADDLTDPAPATTFSHLDATTVLSRQIAEMGIYPAVDPLDSTSQSLSAEIIGEEHYKVASEVKRILQTYKSLQDIIAILGMDELSDEDKIIVDRARKIQKFLSQPFHVAEVFTGMPGKFVSLSDTVSSFKGIVEGKYDHLPEAAFYMVGNIDEAIKKAAS from the coding sequence GCCTAGAATATTTAATGCTTTAAAAAGCAAACTAAAATATAAGGATAAGGAGCTGGTTTTAGAAGTTTCGCAGCATATAGGTGACAATATAGTTCGTTGTATTGCTATGGATAGCACAGATGGCATTTCAAGGGGGGATGAATTTGTTGATACAGGTGCACCAATATCGGTGCCAATTGGGCGTTCAACTTTAGGAAGGATTTTTAATGTTGTTGGAGAGCTTATAGATGAGTGTGGTCCACTGAAGGGAAAATATAACTTAGAGCCTATACACAGAGCACCTCCAAGTTTTACTGAACAGAGAATACAGGAAGAAGTTTTAGTTACGGGAATAAAAGTTATAGATCTTCTTGCACCTTATCTGAAAGGTGGTAAAATCGGCTTATTTGGTGGAGCTGGTGTTGGTAAAACAGTCCTGATAATGGAATTAATTAATAATATAGCAAAAGCTCATAAAGGATTTTCTGTGTTTGCCGGGGTAGGGGAGAGAACGCGTGAAGGTAACGATCTTTATCACGAGATGATCACTTCAAATGTAATAAATATAAATGAGCATGAAAAATCTCAAGCTGTTTTGGTTTATGGTCAGATGAATGAGCCTCCTGGAGCAAGGGCTAGAGTTGCTTTAACGGCGCTTACTATGGCGGAGTATTTTCGTGACCGTGAAAACCAAGATGTTCTATTTTTTGTGGATAATATCTTCCGTTTTACACAAGCTGGTTCTGAAATTTCTGCTTTACTTGGAAGAATACCGTCAGCTGTTGGTTATCAGCCAACCCTTGCAACTGATATGGGTGCAATGCAAGAAAGAATAGCTTCAACAACTTCTGGCTCTATTACTTCTGTGCAAGCTATATATGTTCCTGCAGATGATTTAACTGATCCAGCTCCAGCAACTACATTCTCTCATCTTGATGCCACCACAGTGTTATCAAGGCAAATAGCTGAAATGGGAATATACCCTGCTGTTGATCCACTTGATTCAACTTCTCAGTCTTTATCTGCTGAAATCATTGGTGAAGAACATTATAAGGTAGCTTCTGAGGTGAAACGTATATTGCAAACTTATAAATCACTGCAAGATATTATCGCAATACTTGGTATGGATGAGCTATCTGATGAAGATAAAATTATTGTTGATAGGGCTCGTAAGATTCAAAAATTTCTTTCTCAACCTTTTCATGTTGCGGAAGTATTTACTGGTATGCCTGGCAAATTTGTTTCACTTTCTGATACTGTTTCCAGTTTTAAAGGGATTGTTGAAGGCAAATATGATCACTTACCAGAGGCTGCTTTTTATATGGTGGGGAATATAGATGAAGCAATAAAAAAGGCTGCAAGCTGA
- a CDS encoding F0F1 ATP synthase subunit epsilon, which produces MNTFKMQFFSPDDQISFSGVVSLSVTGLEGEIMILAHHAPYLIYLLPGIITVKMNNQTEKKVVIDNGILEVANNNCSIITNQIQIFDHLIHNERSFENKRVGIYLSYLDEKFLS; this is translated from the coding sequence ATGAATACTTTTAAAATGCAATTTTTCTCTCCTGATGATCAAATTTCATTCAGTGGAGTGGTTTCTCTTTCAGTAACTGGGCTCGAAGGGGAGATTATGATTTTAGCTCACCATGCTCCTTACTTAATTTATTTATTGCCTGGTATAATTACTGTTAAAATGAATAACCAAACGGAAAAAAAAGTTGTAATTGACAATGGCATATTAGAAGTTGCAAATAATAATTGTAGCATTATAACAAATCAAATTCAGATTTTTGATCATTTAATCCATAATGAGAGATCATTTGAAAATAAGAGAGTTGGTATATATTTAAGTTATCTTGATGAGAAGTTTCTTTCTTAG
- the fsa gene encoding fructose-6-phosphate aldolase: protein MEIFLDSVDLNEIKELKEFIDGITTNPSLIAKSGRKDKYEDLVREICSIIKGPVSVEVVANNHADMVKEGLKLAEIADNVVVKLPLTYEGLISCKKLWTEHKIPVNITLCFSPGQALFAAKAGACFISPFVGRLDDISYDGLSLIEDICTIYSNYGFDTKVLVASVRSPAHVIEAAKLGADSITVPAKVLKQLINHPLTDQGLAIFEKDWGAKQ, encoded by the coding sequence ATGGAAATTTTTCTTGATAGCGTTGATTTAAATGAAATTAAAGAACTAAAAGAGTTCATTGATGGCATAACAACTAATCCTTCTTTAATAGCAAAGTCCGGGCGTAAAGATAAATACGAGGATTTAGTGCGTGAAATATGCTCTATTATCAAGGGGCCTGTTAGTGTTGAAGTTGTTGCAAATAACCATGCAGATATGGTTAAAGAAGGCCTTAAGTTAGCGGAAATCGCTGATAATGTTGTGGTAAAATTGCCCCTTACATATGAAGGATTAATTTCTTGTAAAAAGTTGTGGACAGAGCATAAAATACCTGTTAACATCACATTATGTTTTTCTCCTGGACAAGCACTGTTTGCCGCTAAGGCCGGTGCTTGTTTTATTTCTCCCTTTGTTGGTCGTCTTGATGATATAAGCTATGATGGCTTATCGCTCATAGAAGATATATGCACTATATATTCTAATTACGGGTTTGATACTAAAGTTCTTGTTGCGTCAGTGAGAAGCCCAGCACATGTAATAGAGGCTGCAAAACTTGGTGCTGATTCAATTACTGTGCCAGCAAAAGTACTTAAACAATTAATTAACCACCCGCTTACTGACCAAGGGCTAGCAATATTTGAAAAAGACTGGGGTGCAAAACAATAA
- a CDS encoding NADH-quinone oxidoreductase subunit D has product MPDLKTMMLNFGPQHPAAHGVLRLVLEMDGEVIERADPHIGLLHRGTEKLIEHKTYLQALPYFDRLDYVSPMSQEHTYSLCVEKLLQCEIPIRAKYLRVLFCELTRILNHLLNVSSQALDVGAMTPLLWLFEEREKILEFYERASGARFHAAYIRPGGIAADIPEGLIEDIAKFIEQFPKYIDDVDELLTENRIWKQRTVGISEISVAQALDWGFSGPMLRAAGLAWDLRKSQPYEIYDQLDFDIPIGQNGDCYDRYLVRMAEIRQSISLVKQCIEKMPEGPVKTEDRKISPPPREEMKKSMEAMIHHFKLYSEGYRVPEGEAYAAVEAPKGEFGVYIISDGTNRPYRCRIRAPGFAHLQALDFMAKGHMLADIAAIIGSLDIVFGEIDR; this is encoded by the coding sequence ATGCCCGATCTAAAGACAATGATGTTAAATTTTGGACCTCAGCACCCAGCTGCACATGGAGTGTTGCGTCTTGTTTTAGAGATGGATGGCGAAGTGATTGAAAGAGCTGATCCTCACATTGGGCTTTTGCACCGTGGCACTGAAAAATTAATAGAACACAAAACGTATCTTCAAGCTTTGCCTTATTTTGATCGTCTTGATTATGTATCACCAATGTCACAAGAGCATACATATTCGTTATGCGTTGAAAAATTGTTGCAATGCGAAATTCCGATCAGAGCAAAGTATTTACGTGTTTTATTTTGTGAACTGACGAGAATACTAAATCATTTACTGAATGTCTCTTCTCAAGCACTTGATGTTGGAGCAATGACTCCTCTTTTATGGCTCTTTGAAGAAAGAGAAAAAATATTGGAATTTTACGAAAGAGCTTCAGGCGCAAGGTTTCACGCAGCTTACATAAGACCAGGTGGAATTGCAGCAGATATTCCAGAAGGCTTGATTGAGGATATTGCAAAGTTTATAGAGCAATTTCCAAAGTATATAGACGATGTTGATGAGCTTTTAACAGAAAATAGGATATGGAAGCAACGCACCGTAGGAATCAGTGAAATATCAGTAGCACAAGCACTTGATTGGGGCTTTAGTGGACCAATGCTGCGTGCTGCTGGGCTTGCTTGGGATTTGCGAAAAAGCCAGCCATATGAGATATATGATCAACTGGATTTTGATATACCTATTGGCCAAAATGGTGATTGTTATGACCGTTATCTAGTTAGAATGGCAGAGATTAGGCAGTCTATTAGTTTGGTTAAGCAATGTATAGAGAAAATGCCTGAAGGGCCAGTAAAAACTGAAGATAGAAAAATTTCTCCACCGCCAAGGGAAGAAATGAAAAAATCTATGGAGGCCATGATTCATCATTTTAAACTTTATTCAGAAGGGTATCGTGTACCAGAAGGTGAGGCTTATGCAGCCGTTGAGGCACCAAAAGGCGAGTTTGGAGTGTATATAATTTCAGATGGTACCAATAGACCTTATAGATGCCGAATAAGAGCACCTGGCTTCGCACATTTACAAGCCTTGGATTTTATGGCAAAGGGTCACATGCTCGCTGATATTGCAGCAATTATTGGTTCACTCGATATAGTTTTTGGTGAGATTGATAGGTAA
- a CDS encoding Na+/H+ antiporter NhaC family protein, with protein sequence MTAFVPLIIFLILYLGSGAYFSFIGTDNPLHQVSPVICLLPALFFAVSRGTNKIQHNIDTVIEGMGDKSTLTMCLIFLFSGAFSAVTQSIGSADTVANLILNFLPARLLLPGVFLASAFISTAIGTSMGVVALMVPIAVNLAKSGAFGLEIGTATVVGGAVFGDNLSMISDTTIASVSSQEASAKDKLKMNSKVALIASIITLIYLAVASNSTKIISISNLDYYSITKIIPYISLIIMGLLEVATLVTITINIIIAGVLGITFFDYAIIQFPHDVYDGFKKVNEIVIFALFIGGLSHIMYKQGQKALHKLIDESNITKTKAEFVIAGIASMFTTLVANNTIAILLSGGIAKRLAQKHSIAPHRSAYLLDVFACATKGILPYGSQLLLAGSIASVSPISLLTQVYYCFILAAVTIGEIIINSRKEKHCAAAT encoded by the coding sequence ATGACAGCTTTTGTCCCTTTGATTATTTTTTTAATCTTGTACCTTGGAAGTGGTGCTTATTTTTCTTTTATCGGAACTGATAATCCACTTCATCAGGTTTCACCAGTAATCTGCTTATTACCAGCACTATTTTTTGCTGTCTCACGTGGTACAAATAAAATTCAGCATAACATCGATACTGTTATCGAGGGCATGGGTGACAAAAGCACCCTTACTATGTGTTTAATTTTTCTATTTTCTGGAGCATTTTCTGCGGTTACTCAATCAATTGGTAGCGCAGACACTGTTGCTAATTTAATTCTTAATTTCCTTCCAGCACGATTACTACTTCCTGGAGTATTTTTGGCTTCTGCTTTTATTTCAACTGCAATTGGCACATCTATGGGAGTTGTTGCGCTGATGGTACCTATAGCTGTTAATCTGGCAAAAAGTGGAGCTTTTGGTCTTGAAATAGGAACTGCAACTGTAGTAGGTGGTGCCGTGTTTGGCGATAACCTTTCGATGATATCTGATACCACCATTGCATCTGTTTCTTCACAGGAAGCTTCAGCAAAAGATAAACTTAAAATGAACTCTAAAGTTGCACTTATTGCCAGCATTATAACACTCATCTACCTAGCAGTTGCCTCAAATAGTACAAAAATTATTTCTATATCAAATTTAGATTATTATTCTATAACAAAAATTATTCCTTACATTTCTTTAATAATCATGGGGCTGCTTGAAGTCGCCACTTTAGTAACAATAACTATAAACATAATTATTGCTGGTGTGCTAGGAATAACTTTTTTTGACTATGCTATCATTCAATTTCCTCATGACGTGTATGACGGTTTCAAAAAAGTAAACGAAATAGTGATATTTGCTCTATTTATTGGTGGATTGAGCCATATAATGTACAAGCAAGGTCAAAAAGCGTTGCATAAACTCATCGATGAAAGCAATATCACAAAAACTAAAGCTGAATTTGTGATAGCAGGAATTGCGTCTATGTTTACTACCTTAGTTGCCAATAATACCATTGCTATTTTACTAAGTGGTGGCATTGCAAAAAGGCTTGCACAAAAACACAGTATTGCGCCACATCGCAGCGCATACTTATTAGATGTTTTTGCTTGTGCTACAAAAGGTATCTTACCTTATGGTTCCCAACTATTGCTAGCAGGTAGCATCGCCTCTGTATCACCTATTTCTTTATTAACACAGGTATATTATTGCTTTATTCTAGCGGCAGTTACAATAGGCGAAATAATCATCAACAGCAGAAAAGAGAAACATTGTGCGGCTGCAACTTAG
- a CDS encoding IS630 family transposase (programmed frameshift), with the protein MAGKSKAIGEELYNQCKLELKKYGIRGEIGRRLQAIISAKEYGISKVAKIYRITRTTLMKWIARFKEKGVIGFAIQPGRGPKPKLNEEKKEKIREVIEEDGANLTAKKLQGIVEGMLAIKVSESTARRLMKKLGFTYITPRPAHYKQDKNKQEEFKKNLNEIVEKNRKKEVFFDESRFGTHSKVGHGWFKKGSRTQVKVKIGRENFYLYSAVNPRNGEDISLLAPHVNTDCMNIFLEQMSKDLGTREAFLIMDCASWHRSKGLKTPENITIIYLPPYSPELNPVERFWQHLKENIIKNKMYDSIKLLENAVSEFIRDITESSIKTICSVNYLSSYL; encoded by the exons ATGGCAGGAAAAAGTAAAGCAATAGGAGAAGAACTATATAATCAATGCAAGTTAGAATTAAAAAAATATGGAATAAGAGGAGAGATAGGAAGAAGGTTACAAGCAATAATATCAGCAAAGGAGTATGGTATCTCAAAAGTTGCTAAAATATATAGAATTACGAGAACGACATTAATGAAATGGATTGCAAGATTTAAAGAAAAAGGTGTTATTGGGTTTGCAATACAGCCAGGGCGAGGACCTAAACCAAAACTGAACGAGGAGAAGAAGGAAAAAATAAGAGAGGTAATAGAAGAAGATGGGGCAAATCTGACTGCTAAAAAATTGCAAGGTATAGTTGAAGGAATGTTAGCTATCAAAGTAAGTGAGTCAACGGCGAGAAGGCTTATGAAGAAGCTAGGATTTACATATATCACACCTCGTCCAGCACATTATAAACAAGACAAAAACAAACAAGAGGAGTTCAAAAAAAATCTCAATGAAATTGTGGAAAAGAACCGGAAAAAGGAGGTT TTTTTCGATGAATCGAGATTTGGAACGCACTCAAAAGTTGGACATGGATGGTTTAAAAAGGGCTCAAGAACACAAGTTAAAGTAAAAATCGGAAGAGAAAACTTCTATCTTTACAGCGCTGTAAATCCCAGGAATGGAGAGGATATTAGCCTACTTGCTCCACATGTAAACACAGATTGCATGAACATATTTTTGGAGCAGATGTCGAAAGATTTGGGGACTAGAGAAGCTTTTCTTATCATGGATTGCGCAAGTTGGCATAGGTCTAAAGGTTTAAAAACTCCTGAAAATATCACCATAATTTATTTGCCGCCGTACTCGCCTGAGCTCAATCCTGTGGAAAGATTTTGGCAACATTTAAAGGAAAATATAATAAAGAACAAGATGTATGACTCTATTAAATTACTTGAAAATGCTGTATCTGAATTTATTCGAGATATTACGGAAAGTTCGATCAAAACCATTTGCTCTGTGAATTATTTGTCTAGTTATTTATGA
- a CDS encoding type II secretion system protein GspD produces MAIFKCLMLLFIISCTHLPTKQHPTNIDNEDHHDIGEHSLQQYNTSLEINEPAIPEIMPLPIEFPDLTTSSQLISINVSEEVSVKDLLIEIGKLSDINLDIDPKISGNIILKLKDKNINEVMQSIANSAKLRYSTSNGVIRIEQDLPYAQNYYVDFINIQHSAQSSFVISNNITSSDGSNVDRDYNNVMKSQYSSDLWNSLEKGLNAIIDVNGVDDGEFLSSNREAGVIILNARKDIHKAVEEYINKVKKLASSQVMIEAKIVEVVLDDKYLSGINLNDLHDGAKSTMDHDNSIINLAMSFGASDLVNLVKNLDKFGTSTVISSPRVHAINNQQAMISFTKNHIYFTSDIQKDTRNSNQTLITKMNSVPIGVVLIIHPSINIDTSEIFMDIHPTLSRINGYTKDPDIEYVAQQNRMKLNSDIPIVEIREMNSMLKIKSGEIMVIGGLIEHREDKQSLLHRKSKRLANNIRTVETVIFLKATIVPTFGLLDRKDENLYMLNNY; encoded by the coding sequence ATGGCTATTTTTAAATGCTTAATGCTTCTTTTTATTATTTCTTGCACACACCTGCCTACTAAGCAACATCCGACTAACATAGACAACGAAGATCATCATGATATAGGTGAGCACTCGTTGCAACAATATAACACCTCTTTGGAGATTAATGAACCGGCAATACCAGAAATTATGCCTTTACCAATAGAATTTCCTGATCTCACGACCAGTAGTCAGCTTATTTCTATTAATGTTAGTGAAGAAGTATCAGTAAAGGATTTGCTGATTGAGATAGGGAAACTTTCTGACATTAACCTGGATATAGATCCAAAAATATCAGGTAATATTATTTTAAAGCTAAAAGATAAGAATATAAACGAAGTAATGCAGAGTATAGCCAACAGCGCCAAACTGCGTTACTCAACAAGTAACGGTGTAATTAGAATTGAGCAGGACTTGCCATACGCGCAAAATTATTACGTAGACTTCATTAATATTCAACATTCTGCTCAAAGCAGTTTCGTCATTAGTAACAATATTACGAGCAGTGATGGAAGTAACGTTGATAGGGACTATAACAATGTTATGAAGTCTCAATACAGTAGTGACTTATGGAATTCATTAGAAAAAGGCTTGAATGCAATAATCGATGTTAACGGGGTGGATGATGGCGAATTCCTTTCATCCAACAGAGAAGCTGGTGTTATTATTTTGAATGCTAGAAAAGATATCCATAAAGCTGTTGAAGAATATATTAATAAGGTTAAGAAATTAGCGTCTTCTCAAGTAATGATAGAGGCAAAAATAGTTGAAGTTGTGTTAGATGACAAATATCTTTCTGGTATAAACTTAAATGATCTACATGATGGAGCCAAGTCTACAATGGATCACGATAATTCCATCATTAATCTAGCAATGAGCTTTGGTGCGAGTGATTTAGTGAACTTAGTAAAAAATTTAGACAAATTTGGCACTTCAACTGTAATTTCAAGTCCTAGAGTACATGCTATAAATAATCAGCAAGCGATGATTTCATTTACCAAAAACCATATTTATTTTACTTCCGATATACAAAAAGATACTAGAAACTCTAATCAGACCTTGATTACCAAGATGAATAGCGTTCCAATAGGTGTTGTGCTAATAATTCACCCAAGCATTAACATTGATACTAGTGAAATATTCATGGATATACACCCAACTTTATCAAGAATTAACGGCTACACTAAAGATCCAGATATAGAGTACGTCGCACAGCAGAATAGAATGAAATTAAATAGCGACATTCCAATTGTTGAAATCAGAGAAATGAACTCTATGTTAAAAATTAAGAGCGGTGAAATTATGGTAATCGGTGGGCTTATAGAGCATAGAGAAGATAAGCAAAGCTTATTGCACCGGAAGTCAAAAAGGCTAGCGAATAACATTAGAACAGTAGAAACCGTCATCTTTTTAAAAGCAACAATAGTACCAACTTTTGGTTTGCTAGACAGAAAAGATGAGAATTTGTATATGTTGAATAATTACTAA
- a CDS encoding P44/Msp2 family outer membrane protein, which produces MGSFVITKISITLFLIFIPCVYFFITYTSNNTHIEQIQPLKLETDNNESVIRSEEVTEKEILINDLKYQELESSPIKQPSILQVANQKNMWSRIPDRADNEQLTKKKSKKLNFYVRANGGKVYHDNSETFVKGIKAIGERFISLINADDPNSSWIENAISGLIKKGLVDEIESIRQFNGKIDFQWLSSISLGYYDGENGRVDFETMYSKVNIENSNSPPVFDKSASVFAFLLNFYYNPSIQGTQFAPYIGLGIGPTVFRLKRISGSPQNSMPLNVPWFAYQIKLGVDYSIIPEVKTFLGYRYFSVPIPVADDISTHNIEVGLIFNF; this is translated from the coding sequence ATGGGTTCATTTGTTATAACTAAAATATCTATTACTTTATTTTTGATTTTCATTCCATGTGTCTATTTTTTTATTACTTATACCAGTAATAATACACACATTGAGCAAATACAACCCTTAAAACTAGAAACAGACAATAATGAAAGTGTAATACGTTCTGAAGAGGTTACTGAAAAAGAAATACTAATAAATGATTTAAAATATCAAGAACTTGAAAGTAGTCCTATTAAGCAACCTTCTATTCTCCAAGTAGCTAATCAGAAAAATATGTGGTCACGCATTCCAGATCGAGCTGATAATGAGCAACTCACAAAAAAAAAATCGAAAAAACTTAATTTTTATGTTAGGGCTAACGGTGGTAAGGTATACCATGATAATTCAGAAACATTTGTAAAGGGTATAAAAGCAATAGGAGAAAGATTTATTAGTTTAATCAATGCAGATGATCCTAATAGTTCTTGGATAGAAAATGCAATATCAGGGTTAATAAAAAAGGGATTAGTAGATGAAATTGAGAGTATACGGCAGTTTAACGGTAAAATTGATTTCCAGTGGCTCAGCAGCATATCTTTAGGTTACTATGATGGGGAAAATGGCCGAGTTGATTTTGAAACCATGTATTCTAAAGTCAATATTGAAAATAGTAATTCTCCTCCGGTATTTGATAAATCAGCAAGTGTATTTGCGTTTTTGTTAAACTTCTATTATAATCCCAGCATTCAGGGTACACAATTTGCTCCGTACATCGGTCTTGGTATAGGGCCAACAGTTTTTAGATTAAAAAGGATTAGTGGGTCACCCCAAAATTCAATGCCACTTAATGTTCCTTGGTTTGCTTATCAAATAAAACTTGGTGTTGATTATTCAATAATCCCAGAAGTAAAAACCTTTCTCGGCTATCGTTACTTTAGCGTTCCGATACCTGTTGCAGATGACATATCTACTCACAATATTGAAGTTGGTCTGATATTTAATTTTTAG
- the mtaB gene encoding tRNA (N(6)-L-threonylcarbamoyladenosine(37)-C(2))-methylthiotransferase MtaB — translation MNEVITFGCRLNFYESELIKEALKKAKRENVVVVHSCAVTNEAERQVKQKIRKIYKNDPSKEIIVVGCAVQLDPEAYSDIPGVSKVLGNQDKLKAENYLLNDDKILVSDNQVEPVLINGFEDKSRAFIEIQNGCNHSCTFCSITEARGNNRSVPINSIIEQIRIFVENGYQEVVFTGVDITDFGTDLFAKPSLGSMIRRVLKDIPELKRLRLSSIDVAEVDDELIDLIANESRLMPHLHLSLQSGNNLILKRMKRRHNREQVIEFCHKMKSLRPNIAFGADIIAGFPTETDEMFQDTVDLLKKINVVYLHAFPYSERKNTPAARMPQISEDVRKERVKNLREVNKEMMSNFYQSLLSTEQSVLVEQNHIGRTENFALVKLESKAQAKSIVKVNVKGVENNYLIGSILP, via the coding sequence ATGAATGAAGTGATAACATTTGGTTGTCGTCTAAATTTTTACGAGAGTGAGTTAATCAAAGAAGCATTAAAAAAAGCAAAGAGAGAAAATGTTGTTGTGGTGCATAGCTGCGCAGTAACAAACGAAGCAGAACGCCAAGTAAAGCAAAAAATACGTAAGATCTATAAAAATGACCCAAGTAAGGAAATTATCGTTGTTGGCTGTGCTGTTCAGTTGGATCCTGAAGCGTATAGCGATATTCCTGGTGTGAGTAAAGTGCTGGGCAATCAAGATAAGCTAAAAGCTGAAAATTACTTACTAAATGACGATAAAATCTTAGTCAGTGATAACCAAGTAGAACCTGTTCTAATTAATGGATTTGAAGATAAATCAAGGGCGTTTATTGAAATTCAAAATGGTTGTAATCATAGCTGCACATTTTGCTCAATTACTGAGGCAAGAGGGAACAATCGATCTGTGCCAATAAACAGTATTATAGAGCAAATTAGAATCTTTGTAGAAAATGGATATCAAGAAGTAGTGTTTACAGGTGTTGATATTACTGACTTTGGTACAGATTTGTTTGCTAAGCCATCACTTGGTTCAATGATTAGGAGAGTTTTAAAGGATATACCAGAGTTGAAGAGGCTAAGACTTTCCTCTATCGATGTTGCTGAAGTTGACGATGAATTAATAGATTTAATAGCTAATGAGTCAAGACTTATGCCTCATTTACATTTGAGTCTACAATCTGGTAACAATTTAATACTAAAGAGAATGAAGCGTCGTCACAACAGGGAACAAGTGATAGAATTTTGTCATAAAATGAAGAGCTTGAGGCCTAATATAGCATTTGGCGCTGATATTATTGCTGGATTTCCAACAGAAACTGATGAAATGTTTCAGGATACAGTTGATCTACTAAAAAAAATAAATGTAGTTTATCTACATGCTTTTCCATATTCAGAGCGGAAAAATACACCTGCTGCACGGATGCCACAAATATCAGAGGATGTGCGTAAAGAACGAGTAAAAAATTTAAGAGAAGTAAATAAAGAAATGATGAGCAATTTTTATCAATCTTTGCTCAGCACCGAGCAAAGCGTTCTGGTTGAGCAAAATCATATCGGTAGAACAGAAAATTTTGCATTAGTAAAGCTTGAATCAAAAGCTCAAGCCAAGAGTATTGTGAAAGTTAATGTTAAAGGAGTGGAAAATAATTATCTAATCGGAAGTATCTTACCTTAA